In the Methylophilus sp. 5 genome, one interval contains:
- a CDS encoding type II toxin-antitoxin system RelE/ParE family toxin: MKLRFHPEAVLELREAIFYYEHRQIGLGKQLNQEIKSTVELIKAHSQAWIIIGNNIRRTLVRRFPYGVLYTVEKDEIHILAIMHLNREPNYWKDRS, encoded by the coding sequence ATGAAACTGCGCTTTCATCCAGAAGCAGTGTTGGAGCTTAGAGAAGCTATTTTTTATTATGAACATCGTCAAATTGGCTTAGGCAAACAGCTAAACCAGGAAATTAAATCTACCGTTGAATTAATTAAAGCGCACTCACAAGCGTGGATAATCATTGGGAATAACATTCGGCGTACCTTGGTGCGCCGTTTTCCTTATGGGGTTCTGTACACGGTGGAAAAAGATGAGATTCATATACTCGCCATCATGCATTTAAATCGTGAGCCGAACTACTGGAAAGATCGTTCATGA
- a CDS encoding TIGR02391 family protein produces MPQENHDHYQYNWISFYRETVEFLFEAIKFYEGLLVKEDQALNENPHLKGFLNEDLKREFGISTNLNKATRIKDWLETKLNQNAGKWDIDLDMSHGTVRLLKSVGFLYLGFLKQQRNEISKDPNCSNNLLAALDRGISSQEDKLNNYGIFKNASRIPLTIDQTVVEKDTPETASNNDASISKSERPRPQVINSIELLDSELRKRCLDLFSQFEKAGEPDRHDTVIAEATRILEDRLRKLTHTNDNANALKLVTRAFDEKNPMIKASAIQGEQEGAQQLFRGVFGYIRNQYQHKLIKNTSPERTLQVLGMIDFLIGIIDSSTIENSQIIKNAQAKD; encoded by the coding sequence ATGCCTCAAGAAAATCACGATCACTATCAATATAACTGGATCTCTTTTTATAGAGAAACAGTAGAGTTTCTTTTTGAAGCCATAAAATTTTATGAAGGCCTTCTAGTAAAAGAGGATCAAGCGCTGAATGAAAACCCTCACCTAAAAGGCTTTTTAAATGAAGATCTAAAGCGTGAATTTGGTATTAGCACGAACCTCAATAAAGCAACACGAATTAAAGATTGGCTTGAAACGAAGCTCAATCAGAATGCAGGTAAATGGGATATAGATTTAGATATGTCTCATGGTACTGTGCGTTTATTGAAGTCTGTTGGATTCCTATATTTAGGCTTTCTCAAACAGCAAAGAAATGAAATATCAAAGGACCCTAACTGTAGCAACAACTTACTAGCCGCTTTGGATCGAGGAATTTCATCCCAAGAAGATAAACTTAATAATTATGGCATTTTTAAAAATGCATCACGAATACCATTAACCATTGATCAGACTGTGGTTGAAAAAGACACACCCGAAACAGCTAGCAATAATGATGCATCAATTTCAAAAAGCGAAAGACCCCGCCCCCAGGTAATTAACTCAATAGAGCTTTTGGATTCAGAGCTCAGAAAGCGTTGCCTAGATTTATTCAGTCAATTTGAAAAAGCAGGCGAGCCCGACCGGCATGATACGGTTATAGCGGAAGCAACGCGAATTCTTGAAGACCGACTGAGAAAGCTGACTCACACCAATGATAATGCCAATGCATTAAAACTTGTAACTCGTGCTTTTGACGAGAAAAATCCAATGATTAAAGCCAGTGCGATTCAAGGCGAGCAAGAAGGAGCTCAGCAGCTTTTTCGTGGTGTCTTTGGATATATTAGAAATCAGTATCAACACAAACTGATTAAAAATACATCTCCTGAGCGTACTCTTCAAGTCTTAGGAATGATTGACTTTCTAATTGGTATTATTGACTCATCAACGATTGAGAATTCGCAGATAATTAAAAACGCACAAGCAAAAGATTAA
- a CDS encoding addiction module protein — MKTSDIISELANLPVDERVLIADSLLQTLNATQPEIEQAWLKLAQQRLTEISDGSVETLSAEVVFADIDKRLGA, encoded by the coding sequence ATGAAAACATCAGACATTATTTCCGAATTGGCTAACCTGCCGGTGGATGAACGTGTGCTCATTGCCGATAGCCTGCTGCAAACACTCAACGCTACGCAACCAGAGATTGAGCAAGCTTGGTTGAAATTAGCTCAACAGCGTTTAACTGAGATCAGCGATGGAAGCGTGGAAACATTATCTGCTGAAGTTGTTTTTGCCGACATAGATAAACGCTTGGGCGCATGA
- a CDS encoding glutamine--tRNA ligase/YqeY domain fusion protein — protein MSIEKEPIPAASNFIRAVIDKDLAEHKYAAKKWAGSPGDAAHQAAGQVDFAKIRTRFPPEPNGYLHIGHAKSIFLNFGLARDYNGVCHLRFDDTNPEKESQEYVDSISDMVQWLGFGWDNATPSGNKETNLYFASDYFDVMYQAAEALITNGHAYVDEQTAEEVRINRGTLTEPGKDSPFRNRSVEDNLRIFREMLDGKHPDGSMLLRAKIDMASPNINLRDPAIYRIRRAHHHNTGDQWCIYPMYTFAHPIEDALEQITHSICTLEFEDQRPFYDWLMARLVEAGLLANPVPYQYEFARLNLTYVVLSKRKLIQLVEEKHVSGWDDPRLPTLAGARRRGYTPEGFKLFTDRIGVSKADSWIDYSILEDCMREVLNESAPRKIGVLDPIKLVIDNYPTDSNGKSQEEDCYAPNHPQKPDLGKRVVKLSKELWIEREDFMEEPSKGYFRLFPGNMVRLRYGYVVKCIGCEKDAAGNITTVHCEYLPDTKSGTPGSDSVKVKGNIHWVSAAHAYEAEIRLYDRLFKDAHPGSGDKDFLDDINPNSVTTITAQLEQGAQEAQAGDIYQFERHGYFVADRKDSVTGKPVFNRTVTLKDTWQK, from the coding sequence ATGTCGATAGAAAAAGAACCGATTCCAGCCGCCTCCAACTTTATCCGCGCCGTGATTGATAAAGACCTCGCCGAGCACAAATACGCAGCTAAAAAATGGGCTGGCTCGCCAGGCGATGCCGCCCACCAAGCCGCAGGCCAGGTAGACTTTGCCAAAATACGTACGCGCTTTCCGCCCGAACCTAACGGTTATTTGCACATCGGACATGCCAAATCGATCTTTTTAAACTTTGGCCTGGCGCGTGACTACAATGGCGTTTGCCATTTGCGCTTTGACGATACCAACCCGGAAAAAGAAAGCCAGGAATACGTAGATAGCATCTCTGACATGGTGCAATGGCTGGGCTTTGGCTGGGACAACGCCACGCCTAGCGGCAACAAAGAAACGAACTTGTACTTTGCATCAGACTATTTTGATGTGATGTACCAGGCGGCAGAAGCACTGATTACCAATGGTCATGCCTATGTTGATGAGCAAACCGCCGAAGAAGTGCGTATCAACCGTGGCACACTCACTGAGCCAGGCAAGGATTCGCCGTTCCGTAACCGTAGCGTTGAAGACAACTTGCGCATCTTCAGAGAAATGCTGGATGGTAAGCACCCGGATGGTAGCATGTTGCTACGCGCCAAAATTGATATGGCTTCACCTAACATCAATCTGCGTGACCCGGCTATTTACCGTATCCGCCGTGCGCATCACCACAATACCGGCGACCAATGGTGCATCTACCCAATGTACACCTTTGCCCACCCGATTGAAGATGCGCTGGAGCAAATCACCCACTCCATCTGCACGCTGGAGTTCGAAGATCAACGCCCGTTTTATGACTGGCTGATGGCGCGCCTGGTAGAAGCAGGTTTACTGGCTAACCCGGTGCCTTACCAATATGAATTCGCACGTTTGAACCTCACTTACGTGGTGCTCTCCAAACGCAAACTGATTCAACTGGTCGAAGAAAAACACGTCAGTGGCTGGGATGACCCGCGCCTGCCAACACTGGCCGGTGCACGTCGCCGTGGCTATACGCCAGAAGGCTTCAAGCTGTTTACTGACCGTATTGGCGTGTCTAAAGCCGACTCCTGGATTGATTACAGCATCCTCGAAGACTGCATGCGCGAAGTGCTCAACGAGTCTGCGCCACGCAAAATCGGCGTACTCGACCCGATTAAACTGGTGATTGATAACTATCCAACTGATTCTAATGGTAAGTCGCAGGAAGAAGATTGCTACGCCCCTAACCATCCGCAAAAGCCAGACCTGGGCAAACGCGTAGTCAAACTCTCCAAAGAGTTGTGGATAGAGCGCGAAGACTTTATGGAAGAGCCAAGCAAAGGCTACTTCCGCCTGTTCCCTGGCAACATGGTGCGCCTGCGCTATGGCTATGTAGTGAAATGCATAGGCTGCGAAAAAGACGCTGCGGGCAATATCACCACCGTGCATTGTGAATACCTGCCAGACACTAAATCCGGCACGCCAGGTTCAGATAGCGTTAAAGTCAAAGGCAACATTCATTGGGTGAGTGCCGCCCATGCTTATGAAGCTGAAATCCGCCTCTATGACCGCCTGTTTAAAGACGCGCATCCTGGTAGCGGCGATAAAGACTTTCTGGATGATATTAACCCGAATTCAGTGACCACCATCACCGCCCAACTCGAGCAAGGCGCGCAAGAAGCACAAGCAGGTGACATCTATCAGTTTGAACGCCATGGCTATTTTGTCGCTGACAGAAAAGACAGCGTGACTGGCAAACCGGTGTTTAATAGAACGGTGACCTTGAAGGATACTTGGCAGAAGTAA
- the lpdA gene encoding dihydrolipoyl dehydrogenase: MSQMVEIVVPDIGNFDSVDVIEVLVAVGDTIAKEDSLITVESDKASMDIPSSHAGVVKELKIAVGDKIAKGSLILVIEQAEAAATPAKPVAETAAAAPASATQPAAPVAAPAPAIATGNNDVSCQVMVLGSGPGGYTAAFRAADLGLKVVLVERYPSLGGVCLNVGCIPSKALLHTAKVLTEAEETEHHGVSFGKPNIDLDKLRNWKANDVVGKLTGGLAQMAKARGVTVVSGVGKLTSANQIAVTAADGKVTLVGFENAIIAAGSQATKFPGAPDDARIMDSTGALALADIPQTMLVIGGGIIGLEMGTVYDALGTKVSVVEFMDGLIPGADRDLVRPLQKRMEKRFASIMVSTKVSKLEAKADGIYVDFEGANAPKETQKYDRVLVSIGRRPNGKNIGAENAGVIVDDRGFIAVDKQMRTNVPNIFAIGDIVGQPMLAHKATHEAKVAAEVIAGHKVEFVASVIPSVAYTDPEIAWVGLTETDAKTKGIEIEKASFPWAASGRALSIARTEGATKLIFDKDTHRVIGAGIVGINAGELLAEAVLAIEMGADAHDLGLTIHAHPTLSETICFAAELKEGTITDMMPPKKRS; the protein is encoded by the coding sequence ATGAGTCAAATGGTTGAAATAGTGGTGCCGGACATCGGCAATTTTGACAGTGTCGATGTGATCGAAGTACTGGTGGCCGTGGGTGATACCATTGCCAAAGAAGACTCGTTGATCACGGTGGAGTCCGACAAAGCCTCCATGGACATCCCCTCGTCACATGCTGGCGTGGTTAAAGAACTCAAAATCGCTGTGGGCGATAAAATCGCCAAAGGCAGCCTGATTTTAGTGATTGAGCAGGCAGAAGCTGCCGCCACACCAGCCAAACCAGTTGCAGAGACCGCTGCCGCGGCCCCAGCCAGCGCCACTCAACCTGCCGCCCCTGTGGCAGCGCCCGCACCGGCTATTGCTACTGGCAACAATGATGTCAGCTGCCAGGTGATGGTGCTTGGTTCAGGCCCAGGTGGTTATACAGCCGCTTTCCGCGCTGCTGATCTTGGCTTAAAAGTGGTGCTGGTTGAGCGTTACCCTAGCCTGGGTGGTGTTTGCCTGAATGTAGGTTGCATCCCATCAAAAGCCTTGCTACATACTGCTAAAGTGCTGACAGAAGCCGAAGAAACAGAACACCACGGCGTAAGCTTTGGCAAGCCGAATATCGACCTCGATAAGCTGCGCAACTGGAAAGCCAACGACGTCGTCGGCAAACTGACTGGTGGCCTGGCACAAATGGCCAAGGCACGTGGCGTGACGGTGGTGAGCGGTGTCGGTAAATTGACTAGCGCTAACCAGATTGCAGTGACTGCAGCTGATGGTAAGGTCACCTTGGTCGGCTTTGAAAACGCTATTATTGCAGCCGGCTCACAAGCAACCAAATTTCCTGGCGCGCCAGATGACGCGCGCATTATGGACTCTACCGGCGCCCTGGCACTGGCAGACATCCCGCAAACCATGCTGGTGATTGGCGGCGGTATTATCGGTCTCGAAATGGGCACAGTCTACGATGCACTAGGCACCAAAGTCAGTGTGGTCGAGTTTATGGACGGCCTGATTCCAGGTGCAGACCGTGACTTGGTTCGCCCCTTGCAAAAACGCATGGAAAAACGCTTTGCAAGCATCATGGTCTCAACCAAGGTGTCTAAACTCGAAGCTAAAGCAGACGGCATCTATGTGGATTTTGAAGGCGCAAACGCCCCTAAAGAAACACAAAAATACGACCGCGTCCTGGTCTCTATTGGCCGCCGTCCAAATGGTAAAAACATAGGCGCAGAAAACGCAGGCGTGATTGTGGATGACCGTGGCTTTATTGCCGTCGACAAACAAATGCGTACCAACGTACCTAACATTTTCGCCATCGGCGACATTGTCGGCCAACCTATGCTGGCACACAAAGCGACACACGAAGCCAAAGTGGCCGCTGAAGTGATTGCGGGCCATAAGGTTGAGTTTGTGGCTAGCGTGATTCCATCCGTCGCCTATACTGACCCTGAAATTGCCTGGGTAGGCTTAACCGAGACTGACGCCAAAACCAAAGGCATCGAGATCGAAAAAGCCAGCTTCCCTTGGGCCGCCAGTGGCCGCGCGTTGTCTATCGCCCGCACAGAGGGGGCGACCAAACTGATTTTTGATAAAGATACGCATCGTGTGATTGGCGCGGGCATTGTCGGCATCAACGCAGGGGAGTTGTTGGCTGAAGCAGTATTGGCGATAGAGATGGGCGCTGATGCGCATGATCTGGGTTTGACTATTCACGCGCACCCCACACTGTCAGAAACCATTTGCTTCGCCGCAGAGCTTAAAGAAGGCACCATTACCGATATGATGCCGCCTAAAAAGCGCTCATAG
- a CDS encoding HigA family addiction module antitoxin: MSRIHNPAHPGEVLREFLPSDVSVTEIAKRMGVSRVQLSRLLNARAILTAEMAIRISILTSTSAESWLKNQMYWDLWQAEQQPRPKIEPLAA; this comes from the coding sequence ATGAGTCGTATACATAACCCGGCACATCCAGGTGAAGTGTTGCGTGAGTTCTTACCGTCTGATGTTTCGGTTACTGAAATAGCAAAACGTATGGGCGTGTCGCGAGTTCAACTTTCGCGGCTACTTAATGCCCGTGCTATCCTCACCGCAGAAATGGCGATTCGCATATCTATATTGACTAGTACCAGTGCTGAGTCGTGGCTAAAAAATCAGATGTATTGGGACTTATGGCAGGCAGAGCAACAGCCTAGACCAAAGATTGAGCCATTAGCGGCTTAA
- a CDS encoding biotin--[acetyl-CoA-carboxylase] ligase, with product MNKLAFPILAVLADGKFHSGETLAQRFGVTRATVYNAIQSVASLGITVFSVRGRGYRLPKAVTLLDADAVVHACGEYAPWFHVQVLAQVDSTNRYLMQESARGVAHGTCVAAHIQTAGRGRRGRSWLSQLGGSLTFSVLWRFQCGAAGLSGLSLVVGLALVRALHTLGLTDVQLKWPNDLLVQHQGQWHKLGGILIELQGDMEGPSAAVIGIGLNLDIAPEMRLNIDQPVLGLNSLSAQPLDPNLLLGRCLSQLVMHLNQFAEQGFAHFQTEWTTHHAFHQQPVNLLLANGQSIPGKVLGVAEEGSLLVETATGQQRFNAGEISVRSAA from the coding sequence ATGAACAAACTGGCATTCCCGATATTGGCGGTATTGGCCGACGGCAAGTTTCACTCTGGTGAAACGCTGGCGCAGCGCTTTGGCGTGACACGGGCCACGGTGTATAACGCGATTCAATCGGTCGCTAGCTTAGGCATTACCGTATTTTCGGTGCGCGGGCGTGGCTATCGCCTGCCCAAAGCGGTGACCTTGCTCGATGCCGATGCAGTGGTGCACGCCTGTGGCGAGTACGCGCCGTGGTTTCATGTGCAAGTGCTGGCGCAGGTCGATTCGACCAACCGTTATTTGATGCAGGAAAGTGCGCGCGGCGTGGCGCATGGCACCTGCGTTGCCGCACATATCCAGACCGCCGGGCGTGGCCGCCGTGGTCGCAGCTGGCTATCACAGTTGGGCGGCAGCTTGACCTTTTCAGTGCTATGGCGCTTTCAGTGTGGCGCGGCAGGGTTATCTGGCCTGAGTTTGGTGGTTGGCCTGGCATTGGTGCGTGCGTTGCACACCTTGGGTTTAACCGATGTGCAATTAAAATGGCCGAATGATTTACTGGTGCAGCATCAGGGGCAATGGCACAAACTGGGCGGGATTTTGATTGAGCTGCAAGGTGATATGGAAGGGCCCAGTGCGGCGGTGATTGGCATAGGCTTGAACCTGGATATTGCGCCCGAAATGCGCTTGAATATTGACCAACCCGTGCTGGGCTTGAACAGCTTGTCGGCACAGCCTTTAGACCCCAATCTATTGCTGGGCCGTTGCCTCAGTCAGCTTGTCATGCATTTGAATCAGTTTGCCGAGCAGGGCTTTGCCCATTTTCAAACAGAATGGACCACTCACCATGCGTTTCATCAGCAGCCGGTTAATTTATTGTTAGCTAATGGGCAAAGCATTCCCGGTAAAGTGCTGGGCGTGGCTGAGGAGGGCAGCTTGCTGGTAGAAACTGCAACTGGGCAGCAACGTTTTAATGCCGGTGAAATCAGCGTGCGGAGTGCGGCATGA
- a CDS encoding SPOR domain-containing protein, which translates to MKRLFWILLLANVAVFAYFKHEASLSAVSSLKPELHPEQIKLLSAQTLATYPKRTAATAPTPEPAPVSPPEELAASSAPVMTSNLPKPEIKAPEIKVADTKPADNKPVEKPVPAKPAETHAAVQAACYEWSGFNMARVTEAANLAQQMNIKTQTNMTSIGQDNVRYWIYKPPLATAEAAQTKADELRKLGVEDFFIVQDDPKWRNAISFGVFRDEKLADKLMSDLKSKGVKLLIKATRNGGQAVIKLQQVTPPQFTSLQKSRSHFPDSVLKEIPCQ; encoded by the coding sequence ATGAAAAGACTATTCTGGATATTGCTGTTAGCCAACGTGGCGGTGTTTGCTTACTTTAAGCATGAGGCCTCTTTGTCAGCGGTGAGTAGCCTCAAGCCCGAGCTACATCCCGAACAAATAAAACTACTCAGCGCACAAACGTTGGCGACTTACCCCAAACGAACCGCTGCAACAGCGCCCACCCCTGAACCAGCGCCAGTATCGCCACCAGAAGAGCTGGCAGCAAGTAGTGCGCCTGTGATGACGTCCAATTTGCCTAAACCAGAGATCAAAGCGCCTGAGATCAAAGTGGCTGACACTAAGCCAGCTGACAACAAGCCAGTTGAAAAGCCCGTGCCAGCCAAACCGGCAGAAACACATGCCGCTGTGCAAGCCGCCTGCTACGAGTGGAGCGGGTTTAATATGGCGCGCGTGACCGAAGCCGCTAACCTGGCGCAGCAGATGAATATTAAAACCCAGACCAATATGACCAGCATAGGCCAGGACAATGTGCGCTACTGGATTTACAAACCACCTTTGGCCACCGCAGAGGCCGCGCAAACCAAGGCTGATGAGTTGCGTAAATTGGGTGTGGAGGATTTCTTTATTGTGCAAGATGACCCGAAATGGCGCAATGCAATTTCGTTTGGCGTGTTTCGTGATGAAAAGCTGGCCGACAAACTGATGTCTGACTTGAAAAGCAAAGGCGTCAAATTGTTGATTAAAGCCACGCGTAACGGCGGCCAGGCCGTGATTAAATTGCAACAGGTGACACCACCGCAGTTCACCAGTTTGCAAAAGTCACGTTCACATTTTCCTGACTCAGTACTAAAAGAGATTCCTTGTCAGTAA
- a CDS encoding glycosyltransferase has protein sequence MLFSALHFGMWALANRALPLINVKPAVNGFAYSGYRGNQSPLDGQHPSTAELAQDLDLMHKHTRHIRMYSSLDLNEVVPLAARRNMNVIAGAWIDTDNQKNTREISALLEKLENYSNIDRVIVGNEALLRNDLPVQSLMGYLDFVREHSNVPVSTAEPWHVWLKHPELVKHVDYIAVHLLPYHEGVPVEKAVQYTVERYNQLMQAYPRKKIVITEVGWPSRGPAIGASVASEVNQARFIREFLARNSIEDLDFYLMEAFDQPWKVALEGWAGAYWGMYNADRHQKYSLQGAVPPNTRWIAKASWSSLLAFIPLMLIAWRFKHWGIGGVLSMAVLFQACITTLTIAWNLPGDYYYTLRDFVVLIGLIMGIALTSMVLMIYAAEFSEVMFKPDWRRLFKRAQPLPADQELFVSIHLACYNEPPEMVIATIDSLRKLNYTRYEVIVVDNNTKDEAKWKPLEAYMATMPDNFHFYHLPSWPGFKAGALNFALDKTHPDAQVVGVVDADYVVTTDWLSDLVPHFQESQVAVVQAPQAHREWENHFFQRMCNWEFEGFFRIGMHHRHERNALIQHGTMTLIRRDSLQSLGGWSEWCICEDTELGLRLLENNMELRYIDETFGRGLTPANFKALKSQRSRWAFGAMQILKHHMPNLLGKSSLNFSQRYHFLTGWFGWFGEALQLVFTIGSIGWTIAMLAFPKYFSLPVVVMIVPILCFLAIKAVLGPVLYRKTMHCSWLDIFGASLASLGLSHAIAKGIINGLTHKAGVFVVTNKTKAKLSNWQLIDPIKEELFILVSLILAGSAMLYARGFSNLDAQLWVSMLALQSLPYWSALACQWISERK, from the coding sequence ATGTTGTTTTCGGCGCTGCATTTTGGGATGTGGGCATTGGCCAACCGTGCTTTGCCGCTGATTAATGTCAAACCGGCTGTCAACGGTTTTGCTTATTCTGGCTACCGTGGCAACCAAAGCCCGCTGGACGGGCAACATCCAAGTACTGCTGAGCTGGCGCAAGATTTGGACCTGATGCATAAACATACGCGCCATATCCGTATGTATTCATCGCTGGATTTAAATGAAGTGGTGCCCTTGGCCGCCAGACGCAATATGAACGTGATTGCGGGCGCCTGGATTGATACCGACAACCAGAAAAATACGCGTGAAATTTCTGCTTTGCTGGAAAAGCTGGAAAACTACAGCAATATCGACCGCGTGATTGTGGGTAACGAGGCCTTACTACGTAATGATTTACCGGTACAGTCACTCATGGGTTACCTGGATTTTGTCAGGGAGCACAGCAATGTGCCGGTGTCGACAGCTGAGCCATGGCATGTCTGGCTCAAGCATCCTGAGTTAGTCAAACACGTAGACTATATTGCCGTGCATTTACTGCCATACCATGAAGGTGTGCCGGTGGAAAAAGCCGTGCAATACACCGTAGAGCGTTACAACCAGTTGATGCAAGCGTATCCACGCAAAAAAATCGTGATTACCGAGGTGGGCTGGCCTAGCCGTGGCCCGGCGATTGGCGCGTCTGTTGCCAGTGAAGTCAACCAGGCCCGATTTATCCGTGAGTTTCTGGCCCGCAATTCGATTGAAGACCTCGATTTTTATTTAATGGAAGCTTTTGACCAGCCATGGAAAGTCGCGCTGGAAGGCTGGGCGGGTGCTTATTGGGGCATGTATAACGCGGACAGGCATCAGAAATACTCGCTGCAAGGGGCGGTGCCACCAAATACGCGCTGGATTGCCAAAGCAAGCTGGTCAAGCTTATTGGCTTTTATTCCACTCATGTTAATTGCCTGGCGTTTCAAGCATTGGGGCATAGGCGGCGTGTTGTCGATGGCGGTGTTGTTTCAGGCCTGTATCACGACCTTGACCATTGCCTGGAACTTGCCGGGAGATTATTACTATACGTTGCGTGACTTTGTGGTGCTGATTGGCCTGATTATGGGCATTGCGCTGACCTCAATGGTGCTGATGATATATGCCGCAGAGTTTAGTGAAGTGATGTTCAAACCCGACTGGCGCCGTTTATTTAAACGTGCCCAGCCGCTGCCAGCCGATCAGGAGCTATTCGTTTCTATTCACCTGGCTTGTTATAACGAACCGCCAGAAATGGTGATCGCCACGATCGACAGCTTGCGTAAGCTCAACTACACACGCTACGAAGTGATCGTGGTCGATAACAATACCAAAGATGAAGCCAAGTGGAAGCCGCTGGAAGCGTATATGGCGACCATGCCGGATAACTTCCATTTTTATCACTTGCCCTCCTGGCCAGGGTTTAAAGCTGGTGCCTTAAACTTTGCCCTGGATAAAACACATCCTGATGCGCAAGTGGTTGGTGTGGTGGATGCTGATTATGTGGTGACCACCGATTGGCTGTCTGACCTCGTGCCACATTTTCAAGAGTCACAAGTGGCGGTGGTGCAAGCACCGCAGGCACACCGTGAATGGGAAAATCACTTTTTCCAGCGCATGTGTAACTGGGAGTTTGAAGGTTTTTTCCGTATTGGCATGCATCATCGCCATGAGCGTAATGCCTTGATTCAGCACGGCACCATGACCTTGATTCGACGTGACTCGTTGCAAAGCCTGGGTGGCTGGTCGGAGTGGTGTATTTGTGAAGATACCGAGCTTGGGTTGCGCTTGCTTGAAAACAATATGGAGCTGCGCTACATTGATGAGACCTTTGGTCGTGGCCTGACGCCCGCTAACTTTAAAGCTCTCAAGTCACAGCGTAGCCGTTGGGCATTTGGTGCGATGCAGATCCTCAAGCACCATATGCCTAACCTGCTAGGCAAATCATCGCTTAACTTTAGCCAGCGCTATCACTTTTTAACCGGCTGGTTTGGCTGGTTTGGTGAAGCCTTGCAACTGGTGTTCACGATTGGTTCTATCGGCTGGACCATTGCCATGCTGGCGTTTCCTAAATATTTCAGTTTGCCTGTCGTGGTGATGATTGTGCCGATTTTATGCTTTTTGGCGATCAAAGCTGTGTTGGGGCCGGTGTTATACCGCAAAACCATGCATTGCAGCTGGCTGGATATTTTTGGCGCCTCGCTGGCAAGCCTGGGCTTGTCACACGCCATTGCCAAGGGCATCATCAATGGCCTGACGCATAAGGCAGGGGTGTTTGTGGTAACGAACAAAACCAAGGCCAAACTCAGCAATTGGCAACTGATAGACCCGATTAAAGAAGAATTGTTTATCCTGGTGTCGCTGATTCTGGCTGGTTCAGCAATGCTGTATGCGCGCGGATTTAGCAATCTGGATGCGCAGTTATGGGTATCTATGCTTGCCTTGCAGTCGCTGCCGTACTGGAGCGCGCTGGCATGTCAGTGGATATCCGAACGCAAGTAG
- a CDS encoding type III pantothenate kinase, which translates to MKLLIDAGNTRTKWAWCPEQLNHAAAWQVHTLNNQQWLQGDADAQDLLQALAKAEHIYLSNVAGAHWLQPLPALAQRLRLIQSGASALGLQNSYRQPSQLGSDRWCSLLAVWQQFGQSALVVTAGTAMTMDALLAKETTATFTGGSIQPGVRLMWQSLQQGAAQLDYAYPVESDAVQGFAQDSQQAMWLGCVQALTASVAAQFERLLNIAESPPLLILNGGDAALLHRYLPGPLAAQAIIVDNLVLKGLACLAEHTDE; encoded by the coding sequence ATGAAGTTGTTGATTGATGCGGGCAATACGCGCACCAAATGGGCGTGGTGCCCAGAACAGCTTAATCACGCCGCCGCATGGCAAGTACATACTTTAAATAACCAGCAATGGTTGCAGGGCGATGCTGATGCACAAGACCTTTTACAAGCGCTAGCAAAGGCAGAGCATATTTACCTGAGCAATGTGGCGGGTGCGCATTGGTTGCAGCCATTGCCAGCACTTGCGCAGCGCTTGCGCCTGATTCAGTCAGGCGCGTCTGCATTGGGGTTACAAAATAGCTATCGCCAACCATCGCAGCTAGGCAGTGACCGCTGGTGCAGCTTGCTCGCAGTGTGGCAACAGTTTGGGCAATCGGCGCTGGTAGTCACTGCGGGAACGGCGATGACCATGGATGCCTTGTTGGCGAAAGAGACTACGGCGACTTTTACGGGCGGCAGCATACAGCCAGGAGTGCGTTTGATGTGGCAAAGTTTGCAACAAGGTGCCGCACAGCTTGACTATGCTTATCCAGTTGAAAGCGATGCCGTGCAAGGATTTGCCCAAGACAGCCAGCAAGCCATGTGGCTGGGGTGTGTGCAAGCGTTGACAGCGTCTGTTGCGGCACAGTTTGAGCGCTTGCTCAATATAGCTGAGTCGCCGCCTTTGTTGATACTGAATGGTGGTGATGCAGCCCTATTGCACAGATATTTGCCGGGCCCATTGGCGGCACAGGCGATTATTGTGGATAATCTGGTTTTAAAGGGGTTGGCCTGCCTGGCTGAACATACAGACGAATGA